Proteins from one Mus pahari chromosome 10, PAHARI_EIJ_v1.1, whole genome shotgun sequence genomic window:
- the LOC110327233 gene encoding proline-rich protein 23A3-like yields the protein MVEMKPCSTSADPGPNPAMRPQLHLDQPAQHNLEGPIQDSIWPGQPEFSPTCPLVSPLLDMPRDLIVIQPESLSASVRDSEGLEYASPSGMPWMNAPDGLDPELDLSSSSLDGSSPSASPGAESYAPWSTWSLQGSMLDPLPDSPLQPLPPSPPPSPQEQHPLSPVRPTRPPYRARRRLLF from the exons ATGGTGGAAATGAAGCCTTGCAGCACCAGCGCTGACCCTGGACCCAATCCTGCCATGCGCCCTCAACTACACCTAGACCAGCCTGCTCAACACAACCTGGAAGGGCCTA TCCAGGACTCTATTTGGCCAGGACAGCCTGAGTTCTCCCCCACCTGCCCGCTTGTGTCCCCTCTCTTGGACATGCCCCGGGACCTCATAGTCATCCAGCCAGAATCCTTGAGTGCTTCGGTAAGAGACAGCGAGGGCTTGGAATACGCCTCTCCCTCAGGGATGCCATGGATGAACGCTCCAGATGGCCTGGACCCAGAACTTGATCTCTCATCTTCTTCACTAGATGGCTCGAGTCCTTCAGCCTCTCCTGGTGCAGAAAGTTATGCTCCGTGGTCCACCTGGAGTCTCCAAGGCAGTATGCTGGATCCGCTTCCAGACTCACCACTGcagcctctccctccatctcctcctcccagtccccaagAGCAGCACCCTCTGAGTCCCGTGAGACCTACTCGCCCTCCATACAGGGCTAGGAGACGCCTCCTCTTCTAG